Below is a window of Microbacterium saperdae DNA.
CGAGGATGTCCCAGATGAACGAGAGCGGGTAGATCGCCAGGTCGAGCAGTGCGCCGCCGCCGAGCTCGAGCGCGTTCAGCCGGTGCGTGGGATCGGAGGGGAGCAGCTGCGTGTGGTCGGCGCTGACCGCGCGGATCTCGCCGAGCGTGCCGGCGGCGATGATCTCGCGGACGCGGACCATGTGCGGCAGGTAGCGGGTCCACATCGCCTCGGTGACCAGCAGGCCGCGCTCGGCGGCGAGACGCTGCAGGTCCTCCGCCTCGGCGTGGTTGAGCGTGAAGGCCTTCTCGACCAGCACGTGCTTGCCGTGTTCGAGCGCGAGGCGCGCGTTCCGGTGGTGCATCGGATGCGGCGTGGAGACGTAGATGATGTCGACGTCGGGATCGGCCACGAGCGCCTCATAGGACGCATGCGCGTGCGGGATGTCGAAACGGTCGGCGAAGGCGTCGGCCGACTCCTGAGATCGGGAACCGACCGCCACCAGATCGATTCCTGCGGTGCGCAGATCGGATGCGAAGGCGCCGGCGATGCCGCCGGTCGCGAGGATGCCCCAACGAAGACCAGTCATCCTCTCAGCGTAGAGGGTGCGCCCTGTGTGTCGGACTGTTGCGCTCTGTGACCTGCGACTTCGGCCCTCCTCGCCCCGGCCTCGGCGTGCTCCTACCGTGTCGGGCATGACCGAACCCCTCATCGTCGGCGCCATGGTGCGCACTCTCGGCGCATACCCCTCCGGCTGGCGGCAGGACGGGGCGCACCGCGATCCCGCCGGTGACGCCGACATCCTGCGTCGGGTCGCACAGGCGGGAGAGGAAGCGGGGCTGGACTACCTCTTCTTCGGCGACTGGCTCGCGACCGGACCCGATCTCGAGTTCCGCGACCCCTATCTGCTCGCGCGCATCGACCCGGTGAGTGCGGTGCTGTTCCTCGCCGGCGTCACCTCGCGCATCGGACTCATCGCGACGGTCAACACCACCTATGCCGACCCCTATACGACGGCGCGCTCGCTGGCGTCCCTCGACGTGCTCACGCGCGGACGCGCGGGGGTGAACCTGGTCACCGGCGCCGAGCCGCG
It encodes the following:
- a CDS encoding Gfo/Idh/MocA family protein codes for the protein MTGLRWGILATGGIAGAFASDLRTAGIDLVAVGSRSQESADAFADRFDIPHAHASYEALVADPDVDIIYVSTPHPMHHRNARLALEHGKHVLVEKAFTLNHAEAEDLQRLAAERGLLVTEAMWTRYLPHMVRVREIIAAGTLGEIRAVSADHTQLLPSDPTHRLNALELGGGALLDLAIYPLSFIWDILGAPTSVHSVARLIETGADAEVATVMTHEGGAVSTSLSSSRAAGPNTAVILGTEARIEIERYWWSPSVVRVIDPQGEVIEEFDGRPASDADGRGMQYEALAAERLVREGLLEGDILPIAESVAIMGTLDEIRRQIGVRYPGEDADNG